One genomic segment of Myxococcales bacterium includes these proteins:
- a CDS encoding SCP2 sterol-binding domain-containing protein produces MTDVPETPKEFFTAYLPSRFEAMKAGLAGKSSNGSMVFRVSGAGEWTLRLKDGELEVSDGMQDDVIIQVTVAAEDFAPIFVQGAILQEGQEIKPEQQVMAFKALTVDAERVKLVKGIAGTVAFVVEAEGGSHKLGITPGSGAPKLDAPDCRLECKMNDFMDMQTGKQNPMQLAMSGKIKIVGNAQIPMALSGVFV; encoded by the coding sequence ATGACCGACGTACCCGAGACGCCCAAGGAGTTCTTCACAGCGTACCTGCCCTCGCGCTTCGAGGCGATGAAGGCCGGGCTCGCTGGCAAGTCCTCCAACGGCTCGATGGTGTTCCGTGTCTCCGGCGCTGGTGAATGGACGCTCCGGCTGAAGGACGGGGAGCTCGAGGTGAGCGACGGCATGCAGGACGACGTCATCATTCAGGTGACGGTCGCCGCCGAAGACTTTGCCCCGATCTTCGTGCAGGGAGCGATCCTGCAAGAGGGTCAGGAGATCAAGCCGGAGCAGCAGGTGATGGCGTTCAAGGCGCTCACTGTCGACGCGGAGCGGGTGAAGCTGGTGAAGGGCATCGCCGGCACCGTTGCGTTCGTGGTCGAGGCCGAGGGCGGCTCGCACAAACTCGGGATCACCCCCGGCAGCGGCGCGCCCAAGCTGGACGCCCCGGATTGCCGCCTGGAATGCAAGATGAACGACTTCATGGACATGCAGACCGGGAAACAAAACCCGATGCAGCTGGCCATGAGCGGCAAGATCAAGATCGTCGGTAACGCGCAGATCCCGATGGCGCTGTCGGGTGTGTTCGTCTGA
- a CDS encoding putative metal-binding motif-containing protein — protein MVCNGVELCVLGYCKPPTPPCDDQNPCTTDVCNAGTGQCQHTANVTPVDQDKDGHFSIACGSGADDCDDKNPSVYAGAPELCDQIDNNCNAYVDEGLWKAQPTSTLATGAEYVGQQLYEDVPGAPVILRMPDGTFRVFALNNGTGTKSIRGFKLDAALAVQGNPVNFDAGKDGFWGLTAATNGTDIAIGSMVITGSGVTTASTVYRTDAALGTPISTTLATLSQGWNSAAVYTARPSIAWNGTEFVLFWNDRHADNVNQPLYAATMTPAGLVSTQHLLDPSAPLAFSYSYTSLGLQVVAMGPSSALVAWSCTDASTWRLCTAITTKNLSGLNTPFCRLQPTLRGSSPPAPFTSAPASSWPRRAAARSFSLASTRRPARS, from the coding sequence ATCGTGTGCAACGGCGTCGAGCTGTGTGTGCTTGGCTACTGCAAACCCCCCACCCCGCCCTGCGACGACCAGAACCCCTGCACGACCGACGTGTGCAACGCGGGCACCGGCCAGTGCCAGCACACGGCCAACGTGACGCCGGTCGATCAGGACAAGGACGGCCACTTTTCCATCGCCTGTGGCAGTGGGGCCGACGACTGTGACGACAAGAACCCGAGCGTCTACGCCGGAGCGCCGGAGCTCTGTGATCAGATCGACAACAACTGCAACGCCTACGTCGACGAGGGCCTCTGGAAGGCGCAGCCGACCTCGACCCTGGCCACGGGGGCGGAGTACGTGGGCCAGCAGCTCTACGAGGACGTGCCTGGCGCGCCCGTCATCTTGCGCATGCCGGACGGCACGTTCCGAGTTTTTGCGCTCAACAACGGCACGGGGACCAAGAGCATACGCGGTTTCAAGCTGGACGCGGCGTTGGCGGTGCAAGGCAACCCGGTGAACTTCGACGCCGGCAAGGACGGATTCTGGGGCCTGACCGCTGCTACGAACGGGACGGACATTGCGATCGGGTCGATGGTGATCACGGGGAGCGGAGTCACCACCGCATCGACCGTCTATCGCACCGATGCCGCCCTCGGCACTCCCATCAGCACCACGCTCGCCACGCTGTCGCAGGGCTGGAACTCGGCGGCGGTCTACACTGCGCGGCCCAGCATCGCCTGGAACGGCACCGAGTTCGTGTTGTTCTGGAACGACCGCCACGCCGACAATGTGAATCAACCGCTCTACGCGGCGACCATGACCCCGGCCGGGCTCGTGTCCACCCAGCACCTACTCGATCCGAGCGCGCCGTTGGCGTTCAGCTATTCCTACACGTCACTGGGGCTCCAGGTCGTCGCGATGGGGCCGTCGTCCGCGCTCGTCGCGTGGAGCTGTACGGACGCAAGCACTTGGCGGCTCTGCACCGCGATCACCACGAAGAACCTGAGCGGACTGAACACCCCATTCTGCAGGCTCCAGCCAACGCTACGTGGGAGTTCCCCACCAGCGCCGTTCACGTCGGCTCCAGCTTCGTCGTGGCCTCGCAGAGCGGCAGCAAGATCATTCTCTCTCGCTTCCACGAGACGACCGGCGCGCTCCTGA
- a CDS encoding cytochrome-c peroxidase: MTRASLWLLLVTAAALGGCAGPLTPSVEESVGPLPETVLHPDDNPTSAAKVALGQMLFWDPILSGDKDVACATCHHPDFAYADGRALSVGVGGVGLGPARAVSALAPHVAAKNSMSVLDTAWNGLNVRGEVPAPEDAPMFWDNRARSLEGQALGPMANLDEMRGTHFDETEIFPELVRRLSDTPEYVALFDAAFGPSAVTEINIVRAIAAFERTLVARGSSFDRFMQGDDAAMSFEQKRGLVELVDRGCTRCHSGPMFSDFRQHQMRRGHGPHGGSTTAGGFMRTASLRNVTRTAPYFQDGSLATLDDVFDFYLHIDQAADPDLAGLDAPMDRGSRSDLKAFLRAISDAPFDRTVPARVPSGLHPGGSIP; this comes from the coding sequence GTGACGCGCGCAAGCCTCTGGCTTTTGTTGGTGACGGCGGCCGCACTCGGCGGTTGCGCAGGCCCCCTCACCCCATCGGTCGAGGAGAGCGTCGGCCCGTTGCCGGAGACTGTGCTTCATCCGGACGACAATCCGACCAGCGCGGCGAAGGTCGCGCTGGGGCAGATGCTCTTTTGGGATCCCATCCTGTCCGGAGACAAGGACGTCGCGTGCGCGACCTGCCACCACCCTGACTTCGCCTACGCCGACGGCCGCGCGCTCTCGGTGGGCGTCGGCGGAGTCGGGCTCGGCCCGGCGCGTGCGGTCTCTGCCCTCGCTCCGCACGTTGCCGCCAAGAATTCCATGTCCGTGCTCGATACGGCGTGGAACGGGCTGAACGTGCGCGGAGAGGTCCCCGCACCCGAGGACGCCCCGATGTTTTGGGATAACCGCGCGCGCTCGCTGGAGGGCCAGGCGCTAGGGCCCATGGCCAACCTCGACGAGATGCGTGGAACACACTTCGACGAGACGGAGATCTTTCCCGAGCTCGTACGGCGTCTCAGCGACACGCCCGAGTACGTTGCGCTGTTCGACGCTGCGTTCGGGCCGTCGGCTGTGACGGAAATCAACATCGTCCGCGCCATTGCGGCCTTCGAGCGCACGCTCGTCGCGCGAGGCTCGTCGTTCGATCGGTTCATGCAGGGTGATGACGCGGCCATGAGCTTCGAGCAGAAGCGGGGCCTGGTCGAGCTCGTCGACAGAGGTTGCACCCGTTGTCACTCGGGCCCGATGTTCTCCGACTTCCGCCAGCACCAGATGCGGCGGGGGCATGGTCCACATGGCGGCTCGACCACGGCGGGCGGTTTCATGCGAACCGCGTCCCTCCGGAACGTGACGCGCACCGCGCCCTACTTCCAGGATGGCTCCCTCGCGACGCTCGACGACGTCTTCGATTTCTACCTGCACATCGACCAGGCGGCGGATCCGGATCTGGCCGGACTCGACGCGCCCATGGATCGTGGCTCTCGCAGTGATCTGAAGGCATTCCTGCGTGCCATCAGCGATGCACCCTTCGATCGCACGGTCCCCGCGCGTGTGCCGAGCGGACTGCATCCAGGGGGCTCGATTCCGTGA